A section of the Mesotoga sp. UBA6090 genome encodes:
- the queD gene encoding 6-carboxytetrahydropterin synthase QueD: MFFLTKEFTFDAAHNLTSYHGKCEKLHGHTYKLQITVAGEKNQEDMVVDFLQLKDIVKSEVLNLLDHAYINDVIPQPTAENIAEWIFKRLASKVGGSHYELYEVAVWETPTSFVRYRGRDVW; encoded by the coding sequence ATGTTTTTCCTAACTAAGGAGTTCACATTTGATGCGGCTCACAATCTTACAAGCTATCACGGAAAGTGTGAAAAGCTTCACGGTCACACCTATAAGCTACAGATAACAGTTGCAGGAGAGAAGAATCAAGAGGATATGGTCGTTGATTTTTTGCAGCTAAAAGATATTGTCAAATCGGAAGTTTTGAACTTACTCGATCATGCATACATAAACGATGTTATACCTCAGCCGACCGCAGAGAACATCGCTGAGTGGATATTCAAACGCCTGGCTTCCAAGGTTGGCGGGAGCCATTACGAGCTATATGAAGTGGCGGTGTGGGAAACACCGACTAGCTTTGTTCGTTATAGGGGGAGAGATGTTTGGTAG
- a CDS encoding energy-coupling factor transporter transmembrane component T family protein: MVGIPLGRFVPADSIIHNLSPVAKTISFVSLAVGSLFLNGIVDFTIFLSLWIILSGLSAVPFREYMKTLRGIRFLILLIVVFQILFSHGKVLLDLKVLRITEEGLINAVVLSARMILAVLFSIVLSLTTSPLEISFSVEEIIGKFPAGKKRSSELGMALSLTLTFIPLISLQTNRIIMAQKARGVEFDKGSFPSRVKNSLSVVIPVITTSLKKAQDTAAALQIRGYKPGHKLTSLREKRWSSNDSILLVVTIFSVLSAIIL, encoded by the coding sequence TTGGTAGGAATTCCACTCGGGCGTTTCGTTCCAGCTGATTCGATTATTCACAACTTGTCACCAGTAGCAAAGACCATATCCTTTGTTTCTCTTGCAGTTGGCTCTCTGTTTCTGAACGGGATTGTAGATTTCACAATCTTCTTATCACTTTGGATAATTCTCTCCGGACTTTCGGCAGTTCCTTTCAGGGAGTACATGAAGACACTCCGTGGGATAAGATTTTTGATCCTGCTGATTGTGGTCTTTCAGATCCTTTTCTCTCATGGAAAAGTCTTGCTTGACCTAAAAGTATTGAGAATCACGGAAGAAGGTTTAATTAACGCTGTTGTGCTTTCGGCGAGAATGATTCTTGCCGTGCTTTTCAGTATAGTACTTTCACTCACGACATCTCCCCTCGAGATCTCTTTTTCTGTGGAAGAGATTATTGGCAAATTCCCTGCCGGCAAGAAACGGTCTTCTGAACTTGGGATGGCACTTTCGTTGACGCTTACGTTCATCCCACTGATCTCTCTTCAAACAAACCGAATAATAATGGCACAGAAGGCGAGGGGCGTTGAGTTCGACAAAGGAAGCTTTCCTTCAAGAGTGAAAAACTCGCTATCAGTAGTGATCCCGGTAATTACGACATCACTGAAAAAGGCTCAGGATACTGCCGCCGCCCTTCAGATTAGGGGTTACAAACCCGGACATAAGTTAACTAGCCTTAGGGAAAAGCGTTGGTCTTCAAACGACTCGATTCTTCTAGTGGTAACGATCTTTTCAGTTCTGAGTGCCATCATACTGTAA